TACCGGGGCCAACTGAATACACAGGCCGCACAGCAACTCGAGGTCATCCACCAGTCAATTTCCATTCGGGACACCGAGGGCGCGAAGATCGACCTTGCGACCTTCCTGGATCGATTTGGCGGTACGGTGTTCGAAGGCGAAGCCCGGTTGATACTAGGCGAGATTTACCTCGAGTCGAATGATCCACAGCAGGCTGTGGCGGTCCTCGAGCCACTTTCGTTGACTCCTCGCGAGCCGATCGAGTTCCAAGGGGCTGCGCTACTCGGTGCTGCCTACGAACAGGATGGCCGGTGGGGCGACGCGATCGACGTGTATCTGACGATTGCCTCGCGCTCAGATCTCGACTTCCAGATTCGGGATGCTCGAACCGCCGCCGCCAGGATCAGCACCGATCAGGGCGACGTCGCCGGAGCTATCGAGTTGTACGAGCAGTTGCTCGCTGAACTCGATGAGAACGCCCCGGAGCGCGGGATGTATGAGATGCGCATCGCCGAGATCCAAAGGGACTCCTGAACTAGAGCTGCCGGGAATATTCCCTGGCGCAGGACGGTCCTCAGAGCATGAGATCGGGGCACGGGGTCAATATTTGGCTTAGTGTGACCCTTTCTTCATTTAAGGGGACTTCGTATAATACATATTATGTTAAGTTGCCTTGGTGAAGCGAAGGTGGTGCCTTGGTCCACTAAACAACCCCGCTAGCCCTAATTGCGCCTAGCGCGCTGTCCGAGACTGCCACGGCTCCACAGCCTCAACGCGCACTGACACGGTGCCGGTCTCGACCATACCGAGCCGTATCGCGGCCGCGTAGGAGACGTCGACTATCCTCCGGTCAGGATCAGCGAACGGTCCTCGATCGTTCACCCTGAGGAGGAGGCTGCGCCCGTTGGCCAGGTTCGTGACCCGTACCCAGGCCGGAAGCGGAAGTGTTCTGTGCGCAGCGGACAGCTCGTTCATTTCGAAAGGTTCCCCGCTACTGGTGGGCCGTCCCTGAAACTGCTCCCCATACCAGGATGCGATGCCGCGCTCATCATAGCCGTAGGACGAATCGAGGACGCGGTACGTGCGCCCACTTTGTTCGTACTCGATCATGTTTCCACCTCGACTGGGAGGCTCCGCCGTCGGTAGGCTCTCTGGAATGCC
Above is a window of Longimicrobiales bacterium DNA encoding:
- a CDS encoding septal ring lytic transglycosylase RlpA family protein, with product MIEYEQSGRTYRVLDSSYGYDERGIASWYGEQFQGRPTSSGEPFEMNELSAAHRTLPLPAWVRVTNLANGRSLLLRVNDRGPFADPDRRIVDVSYAAAIRLGMVETGTVSVRVEAVEPWQSRTAR
- a CDS encoding tetratricopeptide repeat protein, encoding MSQRHPGAHRASHNSPNDPEDKFIAGIFEFTTWAKGNQQVLTVAAVVAAIMVAGGLYYNSYRGQLNTQAAQQLEVIHQSISIRDTEGAKIDLATFLDRFGGTVFEGEARLILGEIYLESNDPQQAVAVLEPLSLTPREPIEFQGAALLGAAYEQDGRWGDAIDVYLTIASRSDLDFQIRDARTAAARISTDQGDVAGAIELYEQLLAELDENAPERGMYEMRIAEIQRDS